A DNA window from Onychostoma macrolepis isolate SWU-2019 chromosome 13, ASM1243209v1, whole genome shotgun sequence contains the following coding sequences:
- the LOC131552572 gene encoding uncharacterized protein LOC131552572, with the protein MAELCLPLSAGEDTFKLHSVQLELEAVEKQIRDLVEKQAQLRERRAALETSRADAHKSGVSILRASNTPTTSTPCVSLHRPCAPRTRSSQVSFTPAPGHHGPWVHQQRKTRARPWVMTSPPPPPPVFEISTRNRFAPLRETERDAVIVGDSIVRHVRATLAEGKVHTHCFPGARVLDVSAQIPVILKGDESVGAVVLHAGVNDTKLRQTETLKRDFRSLIETAFPC; encoded by the exons ATGGCGGAATTGTGTCTACCtctgagtgcaggtgaggaCACGTTCAAGCTACATTCGGTGCAGCTGGAGCTGGAGGCCGTGGAGAAGCAGATCCGCGACCTGGTGGAGAAGCAGGCCCAGCTGAGAGAGCGGAGAGCCGCGCTGGAAACATCCCGGGCTGATGCTCACAAGTCCGGGGTAAGTATACTGCGCGCTTCTAACACTCCCACCACCTCTACTCCGTGTGTTTCTCTGCACAGGCCCTGTGCACCCAGGACGCGATCTTCCCAGGTGTCCTTCACTCCGGCGCCGGGACACCACGGACCTTGGGTGCACCAGCAGCGGAAGACGCGAGCCAGGCCCTGGGTGATGACCTCTCCCCCTCCGCCGCCTCCGGTCTTCGAGATCTCCACCCGGAACCGCTTCGCTCCCCTCCGCGAGACGGAACGCGACGCTGTGATCGTCGGAGACTCCATCGTCCGGCACGTCCGTGCTACGTTAGCTGAAGGTAAAGTGCACACTCACTGTTTCCCTGGTGCTCGTGTTCTCGATGTTTCTGCGCAGATACCCGTGATCCTGAAGGGCGACGAGAGCGTCGGCGCTGTCGTGCTGCACGCGGGGGTTAACGACACCAAGCTGCGGCAGACGGAGACACTGAAGAGGGACTTCAGGAGCCTGATCGAGACG GCTTTTCCGTGCTGA